The DNA sequence TGATATCCCGATTGAAAAGTTTGAGCGGAGAGAATAGTGGAAAATAGCAATATCAAAAAAATGCTTGGAAAAGAAAATCGTCGGAACATTGGAATTTCCTTTCTGATTATTTGGAGTGATTGGCAAACCTTTCAAAGATTCCAAACCTTTGAAAGGTTTACCCATCATAAAAATCTACCCTTTACACGCCTTCTCAACATCCTCCACAGTTTTCGGAATTGGTTTGCCTAAAACTTTATAGCCCGACTTCGTGACTAAAACATCATCTTCAATCCGAATGCCGCCGAAGCCCAGCGTTTCCTCTACTTTCTCGTAATTGATAAAATCAACATGTTTATTCTGCTCTTTCCACTGCGCCATCAATTCCGGCATAAAATAGATGCCCGGCTCGACCGTCATCACCATACCCGGCTTCAATTTTCGGGCAAAACGCAAATATGCCAGACCGAATTGATCGCTGCGTTCTACGGTTTCATCGTAGCCAACGTAATTTTCTCCGACACCCTCCAGATCATGAACATCCAGACCGAGCGGGTGACCTAATCCGTGCGGGAAAAATAACGCATGGGCACCAGCCTCGACCGCATCATCAACATTTCCTTTCATAAATCCGATATTTTTCATACCTTCTGCAATGACTTTCGCCGCTTTGAGATGCACTTCTTTGAACGGCAGTTCGGGCTTCATCATTTCGATCGATTCCATTTGCGCGGTAAGGACAACTTCATAAATATCTTTCTGCAGCGGGGAAAACTTCCCGTTCACTGGAAAAGTGCGCGTAATGTCACTGGCATAATGGTTTGGCGATTCAGCTCCGGAATCCAGAACCAGCAACTGGCCTTCCTGCATCAAATTTTCATGCGAATGGCCATGCAATACTTCGCCGCGCACCGTGAAAATGATCGGAAACGAAACCATACTTCCGTGCGCCAATACGACTCCTTCAATTGCTCCGGCGACCTCTTTTTCGTAAATTCCCGGTTTGGACATCTTCATTCCCAGCAAATTCATCTCATAAGAAATTTCCAGAGCCTTCTCGATTTCTGCCACTTCCTCGTCCGACTTAATCAAACGCAATTCGGCAATGGCTTTGATCAATTCTACGGAAGAGTAACGATTAATGAGTGACGGATTTATTCCGGTTAATTCCGCTAATTTGAGCAAATTGTCATGCCGGTACTGGGGCACAAAATGGACGCGCCTTCCCTGCTGAAACGCATTTTTTACGATGCTGTCCAATTCCGCCCACGGCAGTGTTTTTTCCACGCCAACGCTTTTCGCCAATTCAGCGACTTTTTTCTGGGGTCCCATCCAGATGATATCATCAACTTCAAAATCATCGCCGAAAATGATTTCTTCACCGTTATCGAAATCAATGACCGCGGCGAAGTTGGGTAAATCCAGCCCGAAAAAATAGAGAAAATTACTGTCCTGTCGAAAAGGAAAAGTATTTGCCGGATAATTCATCGGCGACTCGTTATTTCCTAGAAAGATAGCTATTCCCGAATTCACTTGCTTTTTCAAAAGAGTTCTTCTCTGAACGTAAGTCGATTTAGCAAACATAATTTACTCCTATAAAATTATTTTTTACCTATATATTAGCTACCACCAAGACGCGAAGATACGAAGAAAAAAGGAAACTTTGTGTCCTGGTGCCTTTGTGGTAAGATATCAAACATTTGCATGTTCTGTGCGCTTGATAATTTCTTCCTGCAACTCCGGCGTCAAATCCACAAAATAATCGCTGTAACCAGCCACGCGCACAATCAAATCCCGATATTGCTCCGGATTTTTTTGTGCCTTTCGCAACGTATCGGCTGTTACCACATTGAACTGAATGTGATGGCCATCCATGCGAAAATAGGAACGAATCAGGCGAAGCACCTTTTCAATACCCTCATCGGTCTCCAAAAATTGGGGTGTGAATTTTTGATTGAGCAAAGTACCGCCGGTGCGCAGATGATCGATTTTGGCGGCTGATTTGATGACTGCTGTCGGCCCGTTGCGGTCGGCGCCCTGCACAGGGGAAATTCCCTCGGACAGCGGCGTGTAAGCTTTTCTCCCGTCTGGCGTGGCTCCGACAACGCTGCCAAAATAGACGTGCACGGTCGTAGGCAACAAGTTGATGCGAAAAACGCCGCCGCGCGCCGTGGGTCTGCCGTCAACCAAATTGAAAAATGATTCAAAAACCCTCTTCAAAATAACATCAGCGTCGTCGTCATCGTTCCCGTAGCGCGGTGTGTCCTCGGACAATTTTTCCCGCAGCGCTTCGAAGCCGTCAAAATTTTTCTCAAGCGCCCGCAGCACATCGCGCATGGAAATATCTTTCCGATCAAATATGTGAAATTTGATCGCTGACAGAGAATCCGTGATGGATCCCATACCCACGCCCTGAATGTACGACGTGTTGTAGCGCGC is a window from the Calditrichota bacterium genome containing:
- a CDS encoding aminopeptidase P family protein, with the protein product MFAKSTYVQRRTLLKKQVNSGIAIFLGNNESPMNYPANTFPFRQDSNFLYFFGLDLPNFAAVIDFDNGEEIIFGDDFEVDDIIWMGPQKKVAELAKSVGVEKTLPWAELDSIVKNAFQQGRRVHFVPQYRHDNLLKLAELTGINPSLINRYSSVELIKAIAELRLIKSDEEVAEIEKALEISYEMNLLGMKMSKPGIYEKEVAGAIEGVVLAHGSMVSFPIIFTVRGEVLHGHSHENLMQEGQLLVLDSGAESPNHYASDITRTFPVNGKFSPLQKDIYEVVLTAQMESIEMMKPELPFKEVHLKAAKVIAEGMKNIGFMKGNVDDAVEAGAHALFFPHGLGHPLGLDVHDLEGVGENYVGYDETVERSDQFGLAYLRFARKLKPGMVMTVEPGIYFMPELMAQWKEQNKHVDFINYEKVEETLGFGGIRIEDDVLVTKSGYKVLGKPIPKTVEDVEKACKG